A genomic window from Pseudoalteromonas piratica includes:
- the recD gene encoding exodeoxyribonuclease V subunit alpha → MRKLLIEHDKIDAFDIQLAEILVPEADSPVFYLVLLLSRAIRAQHSCLPLSSIDRNDPFGLIHTAHGKKETPFSLQDDFTKLLTSHMAVGDNKPLRFYNDNLYFARYDDYEKVFVNAITSRNALETNLDTEQLKNLLARYFEPTNDIDWQKVACAVACLKRFCIISGGPGTGKTTTVTKLLAILQSLYSKVPLKVQLVAPTGKAAARLSESIANAKQFLKIDSQIAKHIPDTAQTLHRLLGVIHLSTKFRHNKQNPLDVDLVILDEASMVDLAMLAKLFDALPDHARVILLGDKDQLSSVDTGNVLSDLCKPLMLGVDHHYTATTAKALAQLFDTSFHAAQESGYLLNDNLAFLQVSHRFKSDSGIGRLAKAVNSNDINALHQVYSANHSDLQFNALEKGFKAFVERAANNYAVYLSAINQGASITEIHNAFSTYQILCATRVGPYGTNELNAKIEKQLINNNLIKRTGAFYIGMPIMVSENNYQLNLFNGDIGIIIQDENGRLMASFIDDQGAERLISTTRLPQFDIVYAMTIHKSQGSEFNDVAMVLPANSPVVNRQLVYTGITRAKSTFELLSLAGGLEKAMAKTVSRYSGLFERFQANNNA, encoded by the coding sequence ATGCGTAAGTTACTTATTGAACATGACAAAATCGATGCGTTTGATATTCAACTAGCTGAAATATTAGTACCAGAGGCAGATTCTCCCGTATTTTATTTGGTGTTGCTATTAAGCCGCGCAATAAGAGCACAGCATTCGTGTCTGCCACTTTCTAGTATCGATAGGAATGATCCATTTGGTTTAATTCATACAGCCCATGGCAAGAAAGAAACCCCTTTTTCATTACAAGATGATTTTACAAAGTTACTGACATCGCATATGGCTGTGGGCGACAACAAGCCTTTGCGTTTCTATAACGACAACCTTTATTTTGCTCGCTATGACGATTATGAAAAGGTGTTTGTTAATGCGATTACTTCGCGCAATGCGTTAGAAACTAATTTAGATACTGAACAATTAAAAAATTTACTAGCACGCTATTTTGAGCCAACAAACGACATTGATTGGCAAAAAGTGGCGTGCGCTGTAGCGTGCCTTAAACGCTTTTGTATTATTTCAGGCGGGCCGGGCACAGGTAAGACAACCACAGTTACCAAACTATTAGCAATTTTGCAGTCACTCTACAGCAAGGTACCTCTAAAAGTGCAATTAGTGGCGCCAACAGGCAAAGCGGCAGCTAGATTAAGCGAATCAATTGCTAATGCGAAACAGTTTTTGAAGATTGATTCGCAAATTGCAAAGCATATTCCAGATACCGCTCAAACACTTCATCGTTTATTGGGCGTGATCCATTTATCAACTAAATTTCGTCATAACAAACAAAACCCATTAGATGTTGATTTAGTTATCTTAGATGAAGCATCTATGGTTGATTTGGCGATGCTGGCTAAACTATTTGATGCACTACCTGATCATGCCCGAGTGATTTTATTAGGGGATAAAGATCAGTTGTCGTCAGTTGATACTGGTAACGTTTTGTCTGATTTGTGTAAGCCATTGATGTTAGGCGTGGATCATCATTACACAGCAACAACAGCAAAAGCGCTTGCGCAGTTATTTGATACCTCTTTTCATGCTGCACAAGAAAGTGGTTATTTACTTAATGATAATTTGGCCTTTTTACAAGTAAGCCACCGATTCAAATCCGACAGTGGTATTGGCCGCTTAGCAAAAGCAGTTAATAGTAATGATATTAATGCGTTACACCAAGTCTATTCGGCTAATCATAGTGACTTACAGTTCAACGCATTAGAGAAGGGTTTTAAAGCCTTTGTCGAACGTGCAGCGAATAATTATGCCGTATATTTATCTGCGATAAATCAAGGGGCGTCCATTACTGAGATTCATAATGCATTTTCGACTTATCAAATACTGTGTGCCACACGTGTTGGTCCCTACGGCACCAATGAATTGAATGCTAAAATTGAAAAGCAGTTAATTAACAATAACCTCATTAAGCGAACAGGTGCATTTTATATTGGCATGCCGATTATGGTGAGTGAAAACAACTACCAATTAAACTTATTTAACGGTGATATAGGCATAATAATCCAAGACGAGAATGGTCGATTAATGGCAAGTTTCATTGATGACCAAGGAGCGGAAAGGCTGATTTCTACAACCCGTTTACCCCAGTTTGATATTGTCTACGCTATGACCATTCATAAATCGCAAGGCTCTGAATTTAATGACGTTGCTATGGTATTACCGGCAAATTCTCCGGTAGTTAATCGGCAGTTGGTTTACACTGGCATTACCCGTGCTAAGTCCACATTTGAGTTGTTGTCACTCGCTGGTGGATTGGAAAAAGCAATGGCGAAAACCGTATCGCGTTATTCCGGTTTGTTTGAGCGATTTCAAGCCAATAATAATGCTTAA
- the recB gene encoding exodeoxyribonuclease V subunit beta, producing the protein MQKLNPMAMPLCGANLIEASAGTGKTYTITALYLRLLLGFSKDGEKQTPLSIEEILVVTFTEAATAEIKDRVRQRLITLRDKLLGKDTKDEVVNQLFELIDDHHSAFYRIDSAVKSLDDAAIFTIHGFCQRMLKQHAFESGMAFNLQFIMDQSELLETAIKDFWRQFVFPLNKQSYAAVTNCFASPDIILKNLFGLLSRTGIEITPQYSFDDALLLQTQLHEKAKNLKSKVLAQEFIGFIENTPFKKSKPIASSKNLGLLKAYCESDEVIFEGASKRSFEIWGEQAFADKGNYLKDKIPVTHTLATEFDELSALKEKAEAALPVSILISAYHYLVDWLLSEKQKHQLINPDDLLKNLSQALESNKSGELANAILAQYPVALIDEFQDTDPIQYGIFANIYLRNSSVSDKDNALIMIGDPKQAIYGFRGADIFTYIDAKHQVPIDSHYTLDTNYRSSKQIVDGVNSIFSLKEDSFIFNKDIPFAKVNAFGKSEEDGLFVDGKGKSGIHFCVLDELENTIAKGTGDNQLAAICASQISSLLIAGKDKRAVIEKTPLKASDIAVLVRDRNQANMIKTALQKLGVASVFLSRDSVFETPLASHLLTFLSALLAPYNEATFRGVLVGPLFALNYADVHQLTQNTKAWEDTLDTFAALKLLLQQKGVMAVIESLVEQNALPSRWQQKGWDVARLLTDIRHLGELLQQKQLSLNSYHRLLHWLHDQITKFAAEGSQLRLETDQQLVNIVTMHGSKGLEYPVVYMPFVASFRENSEAVYHDENGTLIYDLSPSENAKAIANKESLAEDLRLLYVALTRAVHYLVVGLYNCKDGRSKNPGISKTPLGHLLFDKDDIDTGHDWFAQLSSFCAEHSGLTASCYSEPETAEVYTLESTDDTECLVKQKKHAVPNQWRLTSFSSLTKVSHGDSEAFDYKQGASDEMHLLDWQAAANNLVQNEFSFPKGANAGSCLHAIMEEIDFNAPNSPVFKQKLPISEVVEKQLLAYQIESEWQSVVENWMVNLLKAPLTPLSISMSELDMAQCLIEMEFMLPVKTLVTNKLNEILLAQSRDHFTPLTQATISGMLKGFIDLIFCYDGRYYVLDYKSNYLGESGDDYNQDNMESVMSSHHYHLQYLLYTVALHRLLKSRIRNYDIHTHLGGSFYLFMRGMPSGQGVYYNAPSVEQVLALDSLFDKGTFNA; encoded by the coding sequence ATGCAAAAGCTTAATCCAATGGCAATGCCACTGTGTGGCGCGAACTTAATAGAAGCAAGTGCGGGTACAGGTAAAACTTACACCATTACTGCACTTTATTTACGCTTGTTACTGGGCTTTAGCAAAGACGGTGAAAAACAAACGCCGCTTAGCATCGAAGAAATTCTGGTTGTGACGTTTACCGAGGCCGCCACCGCTGAAATTAAAGACCGGGTGCGCCAACGCTTAATTACTCTGCGCGATAAACTGCTGGGTAAAGACACAAAAGACGAGGTGGTTAACCAGCTGTTTGAATTGATTGACGACCACCACAGCGCGTTTTATCGCATTGATAGTGCTGTTAAATCCCTTGATGATGCAGCAATATTTACCATTCACGGCTTTTGCCAACGCATGCTAAAGCAACATGCGTTTGAATCGGGTATGGCGTTTAACTTGCAGTTCATTATGGATCAAAGTGAGTTGCTTGAAACGGCGATTAAAGATTTCTGGCGTCAGTTTGTATTTCCACTCAATAAACAAAGCTACGCAGCCGTCACCAACTGTTTTGCATCCCCAGATATCATTCTAAAAAACTTGTTTGGTTTGCTCAGTCGCACAGGCATCGAAATTACCCCGCAATACAGCTTTGATGATGCATTATTGTTGCAAACCCAATTACATGAAAAAGCTAAAAACTTAAAAAGCAAAGTGTTAGCCCAAGAATTTATTGGTTTTATTGAAAATACGCCGTTTAAAAAGTCTAAACCAATTGCGAGCAGTAAAAACTTGGGTTTATTAAAGGCCTATTGTGAAAGTGATGAGGTTATCTTTGAAGGTGCTTCTAAACGCTCCTTTGAAATTTGGGGTGAGCAAGCATTTGCCGATAAAGGCAATTATTTAAAAGATAAAATACCTGTTACTCATACGCTTGCGACAGAGTTTGACGAATTAAGCGCGCTTAAAGAAAAAGCCGAAGCTGCGTTGCCTGTTTCAATTTTAATTAGTGCCTATCATTACTTAGTCGATTGGCTTTTAAGCGAAAAGCAAAAGCATCAATTGATTAACCCTGATGACTTGCTAAAGAACTTAAGCCAAGCACTTGAAAGTAACAAAAGCGGGGAACTGGCCAATGCTATTTTAGCGCAGTACCCAGTGGCGTTAATTGACGAATTCCAAGATACTGATCCAATACAATATGGCATTTTTGCCAATATCTATTTACGCAATAGCAGCGTGTCAGACAAAGACAATGCACTAATTATGATTGGCGACCCGAAACAAGCTATTTATGGCTTTCGTGGTGCTGACATATTTACCTACATTGATGCTAAGCACCAAGTCCCCATTGATAGCCATTATACGCTTGATACCAACTATCGTTCTTCCAAGCAGATTGTTGATGGTGTTAATAGTATTTTCTCGCTGAAAGAAGATAGCTTTATTTTCAATAAAGACATTCCTTTTGCCAAGGTAAATGCCTTTGGCAAAAGTGAAGAAGACGGTTTATTTGTTGATGGTAAAGGCAAATCAGGCATTCATTTTTGTGTACTTGATGAATTGGAAAACACGATTGCTAAAGGTACGGGGGATAATCAACTCGCCGCCATTTGCGCATCCCAAATTTCATCGTTACTGATAGCTGGAAAAGATAAACGTGCCGTAATAGAAAAAACACCACTTAAAGCCAGTGATATTGCGGTACTGGTGCGTGATAGAAACCAAGCAAATATGATCAAAACGGCGCTGCAAAAACTAGGTGTTGCCAGTGTGTTTCTCTCTCGTGACAGTGTGTTTGAAACGCCCTTAGCAAGTCATTTATTAACGTTTTTGTCTGCGTTACTTGCACCCTACAATGAAGCAACTTTTCGTGGCGTGTTAGTTGGGCCGCTTTTTGCGCTTAACTATGCAGATGTGCATCAACTTACGCAAAATACCAAAGCGTGGGAAGACACCTTAGATACCTTTGCTGCACTTAAATTACTGCTGCAGCAAAAAGGCGTGATGGCGGTTATTGAGTCATTGGTTGAGCAAAACGCACTGCCGAGCCGCTGGCAACAAAAAGGCTGGGACGTCGCGCGCTTACTCACTGATATTCGCCACTTAGGTGAGTTACTACAGCAAAAACAGTTGTCATTGAATAGCTATCATCGTTTATTACATTGGCTGCATGATCAAATTACTAAATTTGCCGCAGAAGGATCGCAGCTTCGCTTAGAAACCGACCAGCAACTGGTTAATATTGTGACGATGCATGGTTCAAAAGGCCTTGAATACCCTGTGGTTTATATGCCGTTTGTCGCTAGCTTTAGAGAAAACAGCGAAGCGGTTTACCACGATGAAAATGGCACACTTATTTATGATTTAAGCCCATCAGAAAATGCAAAAGCTATTGCCAATAAAGAAAGCCTTGCTGAAGATTTGCGTTTGCTCTACGTAGCACTTACGCGTGCTGTTCACTACTTAGTAGTGGGACTTTATAACTGTAAAGACGGCCGAAGTAAAAACCCTGGTATTAGCAAAACCCCGCTTGGACACCTGTTGTTTGATAAAGATGATATCGATACTGGCCATGATTGGTTTGCACAGCTCAGCAGTTTTTGTGCTGAGCATTCTGGATTAACTGCAAGTTGTTACTCTGAGCCTGAAACAGCTGAGGTTTATACCTTAGAGAGCACCGACGATACTGAGTGCTTAGTTAAACAAAAAAAACACGCTGTGCCTAATCAGTGGCGATTAACCAGCTTCTCTTCACTTACAAAGGTAAGTCATGGTGATAGCGAAGCGTTTGATTATAAACAAGGTGCCAGTGATGAAATGCATTTGCTTGATTGGCAAGCGGCTGCAAATAATCTTGTGCAAAACGAATTTAGTTTTCCGAAAGGGGCGAATGCAGGTAGTTGCTTACACGCTATTATGGAAGAAATTGATTTTAATGCTCCTAACTCACCGGTGTTTAAACAAAAGTTACCTATTAGTGAAGTCGTTGAAAAACAGCTGTTGGCTTATCAAATTGAGAGTGAATGGCAAAGTGTAGTTGAAAACTGGATGGTTAATTTGCTGAAAGCTCCATTAACTCCACTGTCAATTTCGATGAGCGAACTTGATATGGCGCAGTGTTTAATTGAAATGGAGTTTATGCTGCCAGTGAAAACATTGGTAACTAATAAGCTTAACGAGATTCTGTTAGCACAAAGCCGCGATCACTTTACGCCACTCACTCAGGCAACCATCAGCGGCATGTTAAAAGGCTTTATCGATTTAATTTTCTGTTATGACGGCCGCTATTATGTTCTCGATTATAAATCCAATTACCTAGGTGAGAGTGGGGATGATTACAACCAAGATAATATGGAAAGTGTCATGAGTTCCCACCACTACCATTTACAATATTTACTGTATACCGTTGCACTGCACCGTTTATTAAAAAGCCGCATTCGTAATTATGATATTCACACCCATTTGGGCGGCAGTTTTTATTTGTTTATGCGCGGTATGCCATCAGGACAAGGTGTTTATTACAATGCGCCCAGTGTCGAACAAGTGTTAGCGCTCGATAGTTTATTCGATAAGGGGACATTTAATGCGTAA
- the xthA gene encoding exodeoxyribonuclease III has translation MKVISFNINGLRARLHQLQAVIDKHQPDVIGLQEIKVHDEAFPVADVEAMGYHVAYHGQKAHYGVAVLTKQAPIAIEKGFPTDTDESQKRMIIATVADKNGNPVKILNGYFPQGDNIAHETKFPYKRQFYADLMTYLDDHDPNEQIIVMGDINISPIDLDIGIGEPNKKRWLKTGKCSFQPEEREWLARLLDWGLVDTFRALTPDATEKYSWFDYRSKGFDDNRGLRIDVVLATKGLAEKCVESDIDYELRGIEKPSDHAPIWATFDI, from the coding sequence ATGAAAGTAATCAGTTTTAATATAAACGGCTTGCGTGCCCGTTTACACCAACTGCAAGCCGTAATTGATAAACATCAACCTGATGTTATCGGCTTACAAGAAATAAAAGTACATGATGAAGCCTTTCCGGTTGCTGATGTGGAAGCAATGGGTTATCACGTGGCCTACCATGGCCAAAAAGCACATTATGGTGTTGCCGTATTAACCAAGCAGGCGCCTATTGCCATTGAAAAAGGTTTTCCAACTGATACCGATGAATCGCAAAAACGTATGATTATCGCAACGGTAGCGGATAAAAATGGTAACCCAGTTAAAATCTTAAACGGTTACTTTCCGCAAGGGGATAATATTGCCCATGAAACTAAATTCCCATATAAGCGTCAATTTTATGCTGACTTAATGACTTACCTAGATGATCATGATCCAAATGAACAGATTATCGTAATGGGTGATATTAATATCTCACCAATTGATTTAGATATTGGTATTGGCGAGCCAAACAAAAAACGTTGGCTTAAAACCGGTAAATGTTCATTCCAACCAGAAGAGCGTGAATGGTTAGCGCGTTTATTAGATTGGGGATTAGTGGATACCTTTAGAGCGTTAACACCTGATGCCACTGAAAAATATTCGTGGTTTGATTATCGTTCGAAGGGCTTTGACGATAACCGCGGCCTGCGGATTGATGTTGTGCTGGCAACCAAAGGGCTTGCTGAAAAGTGTGTCGAGTCAGATATTGATTACGAACTACGCGGCATTGAAAAACCATCGGATCATGCACCAATCTGGGCGACATTCGATATTTAA
- a CDS encoding energy-coupling factor ABC transporter permease, producing MEFDLAELTCLLLFAIALIKSLDTKTRRILFSNQVVQRSVLAISLMLVGFWSLKAGLYPGLDIHVLALTGVTLTLGPRLSIIAAALSHSLQLGLGLVPIEQIGSYALLTSLAPILFSYALFLLCYQYVTRHLFVYIFVNSFLGAGLTAIFHIVLMTGYHYFSGHYDWHTLFDNYTFLASLIWFPEATINGMAMTVLIIYRPHWVRTFYDNEYLAR from the coding sequence GTGGAATTTGATTTAGCTGAATTAACATGTTTACTGTTATTTGCTATTGCGCTGATTAAATCGCTCGACACTAAAACACGCCGCATTTTATTTAGCAATCAAGTTGTTCAGCGAAGTGTACTTGCCATCAGTTTAATGCTGGTGGGGTTTTGGTCTTTAAAGGCTGGGCTTTATCCTGGCCTTGATATTCATGTTTTGGCACTAACCGGCGTAACGCTTACACTTGGCCCTCGCCTCTCGATAATTGCCGCGGCACTTAGCCATAGTTTACAACTGGGTCTTGGTTTAGTGCCTATTGAGCAAATAGGCAGCTATGCCCTGCTCACTTCCTTAGCACCAATCTTATTTAGTTATGCGCTCTTTTTGCTGTGCTATCAGTATGTTACTCGCCATTTATTTGTTTATATTTTTGTAAATAGCTTTTTAGGGGCAGGCCTTACCGCCATTTTTCATATTGTTTTAATGACTGGCTATCATTATTTCTCCGGTCATTATGATTGGCACACCCTATTTGATAACTACACGTTCTTGGCAAGCCTAATATGGTTTCCTGAAGCGACTATCAATGGCATGGCAATGACGGTACTGATAATTTACCGCCCGCATTGGGTAAGAACTTTTTACGATAACGAGTATTTGGCAAGATAA
- the rlmA gene encoding 23S rRNA (guanine(745)-N(1))-methyltransferase, giving the protein MSQIYFCPLCQTPLSDETHRLICSNNHSFDKAKEGYVNLLPVQNKKSKDPGDNKDMVIARREFLARGYYDFLRAAMCQQINGLAGENTLLDVGCGEGFYTHKFNECNNVISTYGLDISKPAVKYAAKRFKDCHFSVASSSNAPFAENAFDIVTSVFSPLFDKELARLTNDKGTLIIASPGDNHLTELKALIYKEVNPHQVVDTPAGFELLNHSLHTEVVELELEALTELIKMTPFAWKFRPEHWQSLEQKVPFKVTLSFYVSKFKKVNA; this is encoded by the coding sequence ATGTCACAAATCTATTTTTGCCCACTTTGCCAAACACCGCTTTCAGATGAGACACATCGTCTTATTTGTAGCAATAACCACAGCTTTGATAAAGCCAAAGAAGGCTATGTTAATTTACTGCCGGTACAAAATAAAAAGAGCAAAGATCCTGGGGATAATAAAGACATGGTAATTGCACGCCGTGAATTTTTAGCGCGCGGCTATTATGATTTTTTACGTGCAGCAATGTGCCAGCAAATAAACGGATTAGCAGGTGAAAATACTTTGTTAGATGTGGGCTGTGGCGAAGGCTTTTACACCCACAAGTTTAATGAGTGTAATAATGTGATATCAACGTATGGCCTTGATATTTCAAAACCTGCGGTAAAATACGCAGCTAAACGCTTTAAAGACTGCCACTTTAGCGTTGCCTCGTCGTCAAATGCCCCATTTGCGGAGAATGCGTTTGATATTGTCACTAGTGTATTCTCGCCACTTTTTGATAAAGAGTTGGCACGTCTAACCAATGACAAGGGTACACTTATAATCGCAAGTCCGGGTGACAATCATTTAACCGAGTTAAAAGCACTTATCTATAAAGAGGTTAATCCGCATCAGGTCGTTGACACACCTGCTGGCTTCGAGCTATTAAATCACAGCTTACATACTGAAGTGGTTGAGCTTGAGCTTGAAGCATTAACTGAGCTGATAAAAATGACACCGTTTGCTTGGAAGTTTAGGCCGGAGCATTGGCAATCGCTTGAGCAAAAAGTACCTTTTAAAGTGACTTTGTCATTCTACGTAAGTAAATTTAAAAAAGTGAACGCTTAA
- the recC gene encoding exodeoxyribonuclease V subunit gamma, which yields MLHIIQSNRMEALQLHLSQSLLHSPNPSIFDQEQVLVQSPGMAQWLKVLIAEQHGVTAQIDYVLPSSYIWRLYQNLLPDVPEDSSFNKNNMAWKLFNILPNCLEQTEFSLLKQYLIETKTALDSDTRLFGLCEKIADAFDQYLMYRPQWLESWQQGNDELADVDISIAPWQPILWRKLVEHTQTLGQNPYHRANLHQELISALSTKPVSLSHENLYIFGLSAIPSQQLEVFEALAKHIDVYIYLCNPSKHYWGDVVDEKTKAKIIANYEVKPSIDAEGEDYYIVGNPLLASWGKLGREYLEQLVELDAQWTDLYIEKFEDNLLGKLQQEIFELAFKGVPLASDPTWFVSDEGKLPFSENSQLPSLMFARCHNALREVEALHDHLLNLFDQNPDLTPRDIIVMMPDSGQYSPYIEAVFGSAKDNRYIPFAISDLGVEQEKPIVNSFIKLADLGSCRFYVSDILDLLQVDEISAKFDITSEELNQISYWLEQVNIRWGIDGQHKGEFNQPQIDINSWRQGLSRLVLGFAMKDETTEFNTLYAADEVEGMAVETLAKLIHFFDALEDTQSALKVSGNLAEKVAQLQQLAMRFYATDASQSNDLSFIQKALEKMLMHFDNGDHSGQVSQTLMVHNLKQQLMQKGVGQRFFMGQVNFCTLMPMRAVPFKVVCILGLNDGDYPRSVQPLGFDLLQHSKPQKGDRSRKMDDRYLFLEALLSARDHVYLSYMGNSCVDNSERLPSVLVSELTDYLARVFSHAENELLDSLTVNHYLQPFNPAYYQASTIQSYNPIWLPKEQLSNMDCEPLSPELDTQVDLAMFIQQLLTPQQSFYRHTIGARLGDYQYNNQDDETFVLDGLTRYRYYQEIIEQDYLENTPNLDAFIARGDLPQGAGAELALDSMVNVVTPLLSELKRHQVITHKAQENELIRVNIAFDQLELNGTLKSVSLANQYLYRPTGVLKAKDKIAGYLYHLAGCASGNVNTTLFLSLNGYLEYQQLTQQEAYALLEKWVVLFKQIFTRPLPFFANAGFSYLQKRELASAEAVFSGTPFVGRNEVSDPYISLDFSTLASVADEFIALTETYLAPIDAIITEHKYAKA from the coding sequence ATGCTGCATATTATTCAATCAAATCGTATGGAAGCGCTTCAGCTTCATTTATCCCAGTCGTTACTGCACAGTCCCAATCCCAGCATTTTTGACCAAGAGCAAGTGCTAGTGCAATCTCCGGGGATGGCACAGTGGTTGAAAGTACTGATTGCCGAGCAACATGGTGTGACTGCGCAAATTGATTATGTATTGCCATCCAGTTATATCTGGCGTTTGTACCAAAATTTACTGCCTGATGTACCGGAAGATTCGTCATTTAATAAAAATAATATGGCGTGGAAGCTGTTTAACATTTTACCAAATTGTTTAGAACAAACGGAATTCTCTCTGTTAAAGCAGTATTTAATTGAGACTAAAACGGCACTTGATAGTGACACGCGCTTATTTGGATTATGTGAAAAAATTGCCGATGCGTTTGACCAATATTTAATGTATCGCCCACAGTGGTTAGAAAGTTGGCAACAAGGGAATGATGAATTAGCTGATGTCGATATATCCATTGCACCTTGGCAGCCAATTCTTTGGCGTAAATTAGTTGAACACACTCAAACTTTGGGGCAAAACCCGTATCACCGAGCTAATTTGCATCAAGAATTAATCAGTGCTCTTTCAACTAAGCCGGTTTCACTTAGCCATGAAAATTTATATATTTTTGGGCTTTCTGCAATTCCAAGCCAACAACTGGAAGTATTTGAAGCATTGGCAAAGCACATTGATGTATATATTTATTTGTGCAACCCAAGTAAACATTATTGGGGCGATGTGGTTGATGAAAAAACCAAAGCAAAAATCATTGCCAATTATGAAGTAAAGCCGAGTATCGATGCTGAGGGCGAAGATTACTATATTGTTGGTAATCCACTGTTAGCCTCCTGGGGTAAGTTAGGGCGAGAATATTTAGAGCAATTAGTAGAACTCGATGCACAGTGGACAGATTTGTATATTGAAAAATTTGAAGATAATTTGCTCGGAAAATTACAGCAAGAGATTTTTGAATTAGCCTTTAAAGGCGTACCATTGGCCAGCGATCCAACCTGGTTTGTTTCAGATGAGGGTAAACTGCCGTTTAGTGAAAACTCACAGTTACCGTCATTGATGTTTGCACGTTGTCATAATGCACTGCGTGAAGTTGAGGCTTTGCACGATCATCTACTCAACTTATTTGATCAAAACCCCGATCTGACACCGCGTGATATTATTGTGATGATGCCAGATTCTGGGCAATACAGCCCTTATATTGAAGCGGTGTTTGGCAGTGCCAAAGACAATCGTTATATCCCGTTTGCAATATCCGATTTAGGCGTGGAACAAGAAAAACCGATTGTGAACAGCTTTATCAAGCTTGCCGACTTGGGGTCATGCCGTTTTTATGTTTCTGATATTCTCGACTTATTACAAGTTGACGAAATATCAGCAAAATTCGACATTACCAGTGAAGAGCTTAATCAAATTAGCTATTGGTTAGAACAAGTGAATATTCGTTGGGGTATTGATGGTCAGCATAAAGGTGAATTTAACCAACCCCAAATCGATATTAACAGTTGGCGACAAGGGCTTTCTCGTTTAGTACTTGGCTTTGCGATGAAAGATGAAACCACCGAATTTAATACGCTTTATGCTGCTGATGAAGTTGAAGGCATGGCAGTGGAAACGCTGGCAAAGCTTATTCACTTTTTCGATGCCCTAGAAGACACGCAAAGCGCACTTAAAGTTAGCGGGAATTTAGCTGAGAAAGTAGCACAGTTACAGCAATTGGCGATGCGCTTTTATGCAACTGACGCCAGTCAAAGTAATGATTTAAGCTTTATTCAAAAAGCATTAGAGAAAATGCTAATGCATTTCGACAATGGCGATCATAGTGGTCAGGTTTCTCAAACCTTAATGGTACACAATTTGAAGCAACAGCTAATGCAAAAAGGTGTTGGTCAGCGCTTTTTTATGGGGCAAGTTAATTTTTGTACTTTAATGCCAATGCGCGCTGTACCATTTAAAGTGGTGTGTATTTTAGGACTTAATGATGGTGATTACCCGCGCAGTGTGCAGCCGCTCGGCTTTGATTTATTGCAACACAGTAAACCACAAAAAGGTGACCGTTCACGTAAAATGGACGACCGTTATCTCTTCCTTGAGGCGTTATTAAGTGCGCGCGACCATGTGTACCTAAGTTATATGGGCAATTCGTGCGTTGATAACTCAGAACGTCTCCCGAGTGTGTTGGTGAGCGAGCTTACGGATTATTTAGCGCGCGTATTTTCGCATGCAGAAAATGAACTTTTAGACTCACTCACGGTGAATCATTACTTGCAGCCGTTTAACCCTGCTTATTATCAAGCTTCAACAATACAAAGCTATAACCCGATTTGGTTACCTAAAGAACAATTGAGCAATATGGATTGCGAACCGCTTTCACCTGAATTAGATACGCAAGTTGACCTTGCTATGTTTATTCAGCAATTGCTTACACCTCAGCAATCCTTTTATCGCCATACCATAGGTGCTCGTTTAGGTGATTATCAATATAACAATCAAGATGATGAAACCTTTGTGTTAGATGGCTTAACACGCTATCGCTATTATCAAGAAATAATTGAACAAGATTACCTTGAAAATACACCGAACCTTGATGCCTTTATTGCCCGAGGTGATTTACCCCAAGGAGCAGGCGCAGAACTAGCACTCGATAGTATGGTTAATGTAGTAACGCCACTCTTATCTGAATTGAAACGACATCAAGTAATAACTCATAAAGCGCAAGAGAACGAACTAATCCGTGTAAACATAGCATTCGATCAACTAGAGCTTAATGGCACATTAAAATCAGTATCCCTTGCCAATCAATACCTCTATCGGCCAACAGGTGTATTAAAAGCGAAAGATAAAATAGCAGGGTATTTGTATCACCTTGCAGGCTGTGCATCAGGTAATGTGAATACCACCTTGTTTTTATCGTTAAATGGTTATTTGGAATACCAACAATTAACACAGCAAGAAGCGTATGCGCTATTAGAAAAGTGGGTAGTGCTGTTTAAACAAATCTTCACGCGTCCGTTACCGTTTTTCGCTAATGCCGGCTTTAGTTATTTACAAAAGCGAGAGCTTGCTTCAGCTGAAGCGGTATTTTCTGGTACGCCGTTTGTTGGCCGCAACGAGGTAAGTGACCCCTACATTTCACTCGATTTCTCCACGCTTGCGAGTGTGGCAGATGAATTTATCGCATTAACAGAAACTTACCTTGCACCAATCGATGCCATTATCACGGAGCATAAATATGCAAAAGCTTAA